The DNA window TGCCACCATTTTAGGCAGAGATTATACACACTCAAAAACAAGGCAAAGCTGGATGGAGAGGATTGTTAAAGCTATACCGCTATACTACATACATAGGTTGAACAGGTTGTGATATTCATGCAAGCACATTAAAATCAAGGaaactgttttttcttcttttaaactaAGAGCATGTACAAAAATAAACGTCCATATAATCCCGCAAAAAAATATACCGGAAACTGCCATCACAGACGAGGTGCCATTTATTCTCCCCCCTTCCCTATTCTCCACCACAAACATCTAAATATATCTTTAGtctttcaaaaacaaagtttttttttttaaaggaagactcTCCGGCTATTTTATCATCTCGGTGAAAACAGCACCCATTGTTATATCATCCCATTAATAACCACAATTGAAAGCAAACAAAACCTAGAATACCACGTCTTAAAAACTCGCCTGAATTCCTGCTCACCTGCCCTCCTCCTTCCCTAGTGCAGTAATTGTTCACCTCCATTTAAATAAATTATAGCAGCTATAGTATTGTAAGAAGTGAGGCCCTCAACACCTGTAAGGTGGTTATGAGTATTTATCGGCACTTTATGGAGACAGTCCTAAAAGTAAAACATGTTCCCGGTttgtgggttttgtttgtttttaagtcaCCAGCTACTCTCCATTTGAAAACCAACTGCATCAGCACCAATATTTTAGAGATGCTTTGCCAACGAGCTTTGGCTTTATGGGGAAGAGAGTGCTGAATGTAGTGGAGAATGCCAGGACTTCTTGAGTGCCAGGGAATAAATATTATAGTGCATCTTGGTGTAAACAGCTAAACAGGAAGAGCAACCCCACTACATTTTTATTTCTCAATTAATTGGAAAGGGATACAAATCCCTCTAGAGCCTTCTGTCGCCTAGAAGAAAACTTTATGTTACCACTTGGGGAAGTTTGATCTAACTTCACCATATTAGAACCATAACACTTGACCCCAATGGCTTTTTAGCAGACTTTTTAGGCAGGAGGATGATAGGCAACAGAAGCAAAGTCTGAATCCATTGGCTGTGATTTGGACTGAACTCCCTACTGCCTTTTTGCTAGGAATTCAAAGATAAATACAGTACATAATATATTCCCAAACTTAGACACTTCTGGAGACACGAAGACAACTATTTGTGGTTCAATTCACTGAGGGATATTTTGATGCTAGCAGTTTCTTTTCATCTTAGTACCTAATGTCTCTGTCCCAAACCCATAAACGCAAGCAGATTCCCTACGACAATGATATCCAAGTGCATTTTGATTCTTCCCCCCCTCAAATTTAAAGGCATATTGTACCATTTCACTCAAATTGGGAGTAAACTTTGCTGAACCATGTGCAGCAACGCACCTTGAGACACCATGAAGCAGCAGCATATTCCTGCACAAGGAAGCATACAAAACACAGTACTTCATTTTCTGGTACATATGGGGAGTAAtaggagggggaaaaaatcagaaaggCTCATGCCTGTTGGGAGCACACTGGGCTCAGATTTTTCAGCTCAAAATACAGTCAACCGACAAATAGTGAGTCGTTTTGGAGAGAGCGCAGAGCTAAGCGAGACACTTCAACCAGCTAAATGGTTTTCATGTGGAGAATGGCTGGTTTGTTTCCGTAGGGCCGGGATACTAACAATGCCCATATGAACCATCTGCAGTATATCTAGCTGCATACATAACTACAAAACCAGTGCAAACAAAGCAGTCAAAAATGCAGTTCATGTTTAGAAAGTGCAAAACGTCCTCAACCCCCGGCTGCTGAGTCAAACAGGCTCACTTTCCATCGTCCCGCAAAATACTTTGCTTCAGCTTCCAAAGTGGAATGAAATCAAACGAGGCCCATTTATCCGATTCACATTTTTGGTGATCTCATGTAAATGTATCCCAGCTACGTCTGACATTATTTGTAAAACGAAACGAAGCACTCAGTTTCAAAAGGAAAGTCTATACAATCAAAACATTGCTTTTCAAACACTTCGTGCCTTTCGGACTTTTGCCCAGTTTTATTTGGACAGAGCTAAAGACCTGGATGTCCTCTAAGCTGGAAAATAAAATGCCCTTAAACCCCACGGTGCAGCACAGCAAAAACTTCTGTGTATTAAAGCTTGCAGACCGCTAGCAGCATGACGGggtttgctatattattattattattattattattattattattattattattattattattattttaaaagacccCTCCCTTCCAGAAGACTTTCCTTTCAAAATTAAGGCTAACAATGTTCTTTCAAATGCATTCTCCCACCGATAGTGGCGTGAAACAGTGCCGCTTGTGCGCAGCAAAAACGGACCGTTTTGTTTTCCTCCTTTGCAACAGCTTATTGCACTAAAAAATAGCAAAAGAAGTTGTcagttcttttaaaacaaaactgtTATCTCTCAACATAAAAACCGATGTTGCCCATACACTGATTTAaattaaagcattattattatactctaatAAATATAAAAAGAGGAAGCTAAACCTCAAAGtacatgtatatatagatatagatatatgcaaTCACATTAAAGTGAGAGGCAGCAAGTCAactaattcatttttttttaaaagaaaagagatcTCAACTCTTTTCATCTGTACAGGAGTGATTACAAGCCATCCTGCAAATCAGGGGAGAATCGGATGTGCTCAGAAGGTATATATGTGCGGCACAGAGGATGGGAAATCAGCTGGAAcctctgaagaaggagaaagCAGCAGCATCATTAGATTTACCAGGCTGTGTTGATACCACTGGCATAAATGCACACAGTCAGTTTGGTTTTTGTTACTGAAACTAACTTGAGCTGAGCGACTCCGAGTTTTGAAGACAGACACGGAAGGCAGCAGTTGGCTAAACTACATTAGGATTGGTGGACTTGCAGAATACGCCACACCTTCTCCCACGACAGAGACAACAGGGCTGTCCCTTCAAATACACACTCGATATGGTCACAGTCAAGTGTGGGCAGCCACCTGCGACCCACAGGGGTACAAAGAGATAAAAACTTTTTTGCACATTCTCCCTACCGAACGTGAACCCCCAtccccacccccccccacccaacaATCGCTTTGATTGTTCCTATACGTTCATAATaccatcataattattattatttcttcttcttttttgcagaAAGAGTTGTGCTGCTGAGCAACTTGAGGTAAAGGCATAAAAAAGGGTTTAGACTACAATGGAAATAAAACACACACTCAAAGGAAAAGACGACAACAATGACGGCAGCGCTTCCCTCAGAAGGCTGCTTCAAAAGCAGTTGGCTGGTTTCATATTGCATAATAGTGCCGTGTCCTCGGTGACGTAAACAATCTTCCTTGCGTCAAGGCAAGGATAAGGCCTGGccccctgcctccctccccccctcccaccccacaGATCAGGTTCAGCCCCAGCAGAGGCATCCCACCCACCCCTCAACCGACCTCCGCCCCCCTGGAAACATACACTGTATGTGGCTTTAATTCTGCGTTTCTTCCTTTTTGTGAATAGGCTCTGTtctcataatttttttttcttaactaaGCAAAGTACATGGTGCGTAAGGTGTCTTGGTGAATCTGTACAGCCTTTGCAAGGGCTTGAGGATCTCTCCCATTGCTCTGTCCTGAAACATGGCTTCCTTCAGCACTGCAagcaaaaaaaagagaaagagaattagCAATATCCTTGCCATTCAGAACGGCTGGGACATTCTCCCTCGTTGTGCTTTCAGGTATCTAAGATGCAAATAGAGAATTCCTATTAGATAgtcataatatttattataaattCTAATAGCTGAAcaagagtcaacagtgtgatgcaacatTTAAAACGTCAttgctaacaaaatgaatttcagcagggaGAAATGTACAATATTACCCTTCGCATTTTACACTTTAAATtctgtggctgcttcctgcagaattctggggctggTAGTTTGGTCAGCCCCAGGATTCCTTTGGATGCAGTttaaaagccccctccctaaactataaaccccagaattctgcaggaggcaaccaCAGGATTTAAAGATATTCCAGTGGAATAtgtaacttggagaaaagaaggctgacagCGAAAATGATGGCCATGTTTaagtatctgaaaggatgtcccattaaggagggaccaagcttgttttctgctgatctgGAGACTACATTCTAtggcaacttctggcagaagcataccatacaaTTGCCCAAAGATCTGATTCCTAGAAAGGGCAGCTTTTCGGCAGATGTGGGTCGGTGAAACCACAGGCACCTATCCCGCAGGTGCAGGGGATACTATGCAGACAACATATATGTATAGCTGTCAAGTTTTTTTAAATCTCCAGTGTTAGGGGAAAGTCTATACAGAGAAACAAAGCAAATTTATTCCCCACAGTTGTTACTACCATCACGGCACTCTGCCGCCAACTGGCCCTGATTCCCATAGAGTTCAGGAGGAGGAAAATGGCTGAGAGAGAGACTATGATGTAAGCCACATATGCAGAAATCTGTGAAAAGATAAGTTGAGGCTGAGGTGGTTAGCCATGCACACTGACTTACAATTCCGTTGACACTCAAAGTGTTTTTGTACTAGTTTGTCATACTTAAAAATTCTGAAAACTAACCCAGACTCAAATCAAGCTCTTGCTACACATTAAGACAATGATTGTCATCACTCCTCTCACCTGTCATGTTCTTTGTCAACAAGGTGGTATCTCGCTCTGAATGCCACCAGATGAGCGTAATAAGCTGGTGCAGGGATGGATACAGAGCGTGTGCAGCGTACATAAGTGTGGCAGAGCTGGTAGGTGAGCAGCTGAAGTTCGTCCGCTGTAAAACAGTTATCATCCCACAATACATGGTAATGTGAAGGGCGGCTGGTACCCTAAGGAAAAGGGAACACGGATTCAGAGAGTCAAATGCACTTTCTATGTTATCTCAAAATGACAATGATTTCTCATACTTATTGCTTGTCGGGAGACTTGATAGTGTACTTCTAAACTTATATAGTTTTTGTGGAGGTGAGAAAAAGAATGACACACTCTTGATTCACTGTTACGCATCAGAACCTAAAAGGGAACTTTGAACGCCATCCACTGTGCACCCCCAAGAAAGCATCACAGCTTATCTTATGACTCACTTCCTATTAAGTCTTACCATAAAAGCACGTTAAGAGCATTAATAAACATTAAGGGTTACCCTTCAAAGGGCATTAATAAACTTCATCTATGCTTATCCTTCCATAACTAAAGAAGCCATTACCATGTAAGAATATGATACTAATGTGATTACATTTGGAAGCACTGGCCTCACTAGGATGTTTGCTTTTTCCTTacctgtattcctgcatggctacAGAGGTAAAAATCAAATTCATAAGGATGTGTGATGTCTGTATCCACAGTTGTCCCAGCTGGGATGTTCCCACTTCTTCCAACCTGCAAAGTGATGTGTTTCcacaaagggaagaaagaagggaaaggttaGCTGCCAAGTTGAAAGCAAATGCTACTTTGATAGAAAAGTACTTCTCTTTTATGTGGTTCTGTGAATTTACTTCACTATTTGGCAATACTTTATATTATAAAATCTAGACACATCATTTAGAACCAGTTTATGTGTTGTCACTGAACTATAATTTCAATTGACCAAAAATCACATTTattagccacacacacacacacacgtagtgACTCTGGCAATTTAtgaaaaaattgaagaaataatagttgccttccacatttgcaaggTTTTAAGGGACGCAGAAAGTGGAAAAACTACAAATTAAAAATGTTccctttttaacctgagagaacacttctcatCTCTAGGTCTACCAGAGCGACTCTATAGTCAAGTTCCACCAGAAGGAATGTCCAGATCTTCCAGGACAAAAACAACGGACAACTTGAATCAGAGATTGATCCCAAAATTGGCCTGGAAGACCTGAAGATCTGGAAGTGTCCCTTTAGGTTCTCTAGAACAACTTAGCCATCCCTGAGGAAGCAATTACAGTATAACAGGGATAGTCTTACCCTTTCTGTCCTGTCAGCACAGAACAGTCTCGTATGATGCCTCTTCTGAACGACGATATATGTTATGCCAGGCTGATAATCTTTTTCCAGGCTAATACAGGCCTCTCGGATTGCTAGCAGTTCATAATACAGCACCTATAGAATGTGAAACAGAAATGTTGTCTTATGACTCAAACAGCGCAAGACTGGAGGCATAAATCACACTCCCATTCTCACAACACAGAGATGTATTTGGAATATCTAGATCCCATTGACTTCCTTGCCAGATCGAAATTACTTGGAAGACATATTTAATACACGAAAACATGCTATTTGCTTGCATTCAGTTTCAACCAAGGACTAGGTACAGGATTTTGTTGCGATCACTGGAGCTACACCCATAGCCCACAACTGCCTTTTTTTAGCCCCATGGccataaacatattaaaaacaactcTATTGCTCAGTCATTCAAGAGAGGCAGTCTAGTATTGACAGGCTACTACTCCCATCTCCCCAAACCAACAGTGGAAGTGGATGCTGGATCAAATCTCTCCCGTTCCTCCTGCTTTACGATTGTTGCCCATTTCCAGACTGATGGGATCTGTGGCAAGTACTGGGTCAAATATCTGGCCCCCAGCGCCTATCTTGAGTTTCACAGCTCATTCTTGTgtgctcaattttttaaaattgatgtGATTTTTTCAATCATCTGGAATGCTATAGCCGAGATAGCTTTGTGTTTTAATACACTTTGGTGTTCCTATTGCTCTATTATCATCTCTGCAGGCTGTCTTAGGGCTGTCAAAACATGGGGGTATAAATGATATAAAAGACCTGTCGAAACTGTCCTTCTGACACTCCGTCACGGTAGAAGATAATCCGCGTGGGCTTGAAGCGCGTCGACTTGTAGAACTGGATGAGGAGTTCTCTAACCATGGAGGCCAAGTCTTGGATGATCTCCTGGCGGGGTTTTTGAACTCTCACTGTGGCACAGTACCTGCTGGGATGGGCATCCATGCTGCCTACAACCTAAAGGCAAGAGACACAAGATGACAGATCCATAAGGACAACATTAATAGCATGCTTTCTCTAGTGAAAAAACAAGGGGGGATATTGCACAACATAAAGGCACATGATTTGATGCCTTAGGCATCTGCTACTATGATATACATACAGTAAAGAAACCTAGCACAGGAGAACTGAATTGAATAGGAACAAGAAGAAGGAATAATATGGCAAAAGCAACCCAGACCTCATCACTGTTTGTTTCCTTGCTTCACTTTGTCCCATAGAGGAAAACCAGTATCTTAATGCAACTTACAGCAGCAATAGAGGGCTTCTTTCCATCTCCAGCAGGTGGATGAGTGACATCCGCTCCCAAGAAGATCACTGGTTGTTGGAACACAGAaggtctttaaaaaaaagtgaaaAGTCAACCTCAAACCCAAGATTCGTCTACAGCTCAGTAGGTCCTGGGTTATGCCTCACGCCCTGGAAGATAAGAAAACACTCCTGCCATGTACCCACAGGGTCTATGAACCATCTTCGCTGTTACAATCAAACCACATATTACAAAATTCACCTTTTTGAAAAAGGACCTTCTGAAAAAGCTCTCCAGCTCAAAAAGAggggatcagtaaatgtattgaACATGACAATAGGGTTAATGGGAATCTGCACCTTttagggaaaaaaaatcaaatgagggTATGCTCTCCATTTCATAAGGAAACAATGACAAATTGAGACACCACCATAGTTGCCTAAAAGATCATGAAGACTCAACATGGCTTTGAAAGTCCTACACAGCTAGTTATTTGGGAACTAGATAACAGGACCCTGCCAGCATCCCTGGTTTGTTTCTATGGTTTAACCACACATGAAACATAACAGAATAGCTGCCCAAAATCTATTGTTGCATGTTTcagctgaaaataataaaaacttcaaaaagagCAAAGGCTTCAAGGGACGCTAGATACGACAAAAGCAAACTTTTACCAACCTTAAGATTAAAAAGTGATTCTTACCGTTGATGAGGTACAAGGATGTTGTTGATTCCTCCCAATTTTACGTTTATCTTTAGGCACAGGTTTGAGAGGGTTTGAGGAGATGTTTTAATGACATTCTTGACTTGAACGCACTGCGTGGCCATCCCCAAAAGGGTGTCCCCCACACGCTTCACCTCCGCTGAGAAACAAGCATTGATGCAGAGTGACTTCAAATTATCTTAAGGAATAATTCTACAACTTCTCATCATGCTGTCAGGTTTAATTATTATTTACCATACACTGGAGTCTTCCCGGGTAAGATGACGATGATGAGCTGGAGCCCAGAATATGTGTTTTTAAGGTGTCGGAACATGGGCTCCACGCTGTCAGCACCTTGTGCATATTTACAGAAGCATGGCTGGCCCTGGATTGGCATTCCTGCATCCTTGGAGATTTTGCGCAGCTGGTCTGTAAAACCCCTGGCAACAAAATGAGAGCTTTATGAACGCTCACGCTCACAACTAGCACATATCAATTCACACACACCATCCTCCCATAGTCATACACAGTAAGCTAATGAATCACGTGTGTAATTCCCCAGGCAATCTCTCTCGGTAGTAAGAACATGCATCAAAATACAGTGGCATTGCCACTAAGTACaaacaaagatttttaaaaatagtatttgaTGGCAGCTTAAATTGTAGTTTCACGTCCCCATGAAAGATTATTACATTCGTTGTGGTTAATAATGGCGCTAACAacacactctttggcaaaggagggtaaatatgTCACAAAACTACCACTCCTGGGATTCCACAGCAgtgagacatggcaattaaagtggtgtcacattgtacttattctacaatgtagatgtacctgcTGCCTCAGCCATAGATAAGGCCATTAGATATGTATAGGATCCTATAGCAATGTTTGAGCTCCCTGGGCACAGCGATACGTCAGGGAAATTTCCTGATTATTCTGGATGGAAAGCTCCCGATGCACCAGCTTGAAAGGAACAATATGCTCAAAATCACCCACAGaatttaattaaaaatagagAAACAAATAAATGGCTTACTTTAAGATTTCTTCACGACACTGCCTCTGTGTTGCAAAGCAAGCAATGGCCCACATCTTGATTTCCACACCCGTATGAAACTGTTTTCCACGCATATCCCACACACCATGGCTTGGTGTTGCCACTGTTCGATTCTAAGGAAATACATACAAAATGACGTAATGTGAGTACCAAGATTCTAAAAAAATTACACTTATCTGTAATTTTTATGTCATATTTACTTATTTCACCTAGGGAAGAAAGGCAGCTCATAAATTAAAAtgttacaatataaaacagtacaGTGGGCTCTTGTCACCCCCTGAAGTTTAGTTCCAGGActcccatagataccaaaatcctgGATGCTTCAAGTTGGATTATATGCAATGGTGTTGTATAATgctatctcttatataaaattacaaaatcaataaattttttggtgttttgtttgggGGGACAtgttttcaagttgtggatggctgaatccatagatacagaatccatgaatatggaggTCCAACTGTAATTTATCAGTATTACATTACAAATCCGCTTTGCACGCACATATTAATACAACTGTTAAGAAACATTAGAAGACAACACTGTCATTTAAACATAGCAGTGTGTCCACAACATACTGGTGGCACCAGGCCTTCAAGCAATCCCCTTTAGAGTTCCACATACAAACTAA is part of the Anolis carolinensis isolate JA03-04 unplaced genomic scaffold, rAnoCar3.1.pri scaffold_10, whole genome shotgun sequence genome and encodes:
- the LOC100556608 gene encoding protein argonaute-3; its protein translation is MDVGSAGPVGAQPLLMVPRRPGYGTMGKPIKLLANCFQVEIPKIDVYLYEVDIKPDKCPRRVNREVVDSMVQHFKVTIFGDRRPVYDGKRSLYTANPLPVATTGVDLDVTLPGEGGKDRPFKVSIKFVSRVSWHLLHEVLTGRTLPEPLELDKPISTNPVHAVDVVLRHLPSMKYTPVGRSFFSAPEGYDHPLGGGREVWFGFHQSVRPAMWKMMLNIDVSATAFYKAQPVIQFMCEVLDIHNIDEQPRPLTDSHRVKFTKEIKGLKVEVTHCGTMRRKYRVCNVTRRPASHQTFPLQLENGQTVERTVAQYFREKYNLQLKYPHLPCLQVGQEQKHTYLPLEVCNIVAGQRCIKKLTDNQTSTMIKATARSAPDRQEEISRLVRSANYDADPFVQEFQFKVRDEMAHVTGRVLPAPMLQYGGRNRTVATPSHGVWDMRGKQFHTGVEIKMWAIACFATQRQCREEILKGFTDQLRKISKDAGMPIQGQPCFCKYAQGADSVEPMFRHLKNTYSGLQLIIVILPGKTPVYAEVKRVGDTLLGMATQCVQVKNVIKTSPQTLSNLCLKINVKLGGINNILVPHQRPSVFQQPVIFLGADVTHPPAGDGKKPSIAAVVGSMDAHPSRYCATVRVQKPRQEIIQDLASMVRELLIQFYKSTRFKPTRIIFYRDGVSEGQFRQVLYYELLAIREACISLEKDYQPGITYIVVQKRHHTRLFCADRTERVGRSGNIPAGTTVDTDITHPYEFDFYLCSHAGIQGTSRPSHYHVLWDDNCFTADELQLLTYQLCHTYVRCTRSVSIPAPAYYAHLVAFRARYHLVDKEHDSAEGSHVSGQSNGRDPQALAKAVQIHQDTLRTMYFA